One Coleofasciculus sp. FACHB-1120 DNA window includes the following coding sequences:
- a CDS encoding ATP-binding protein, translating into MNLVDISAPFQLVGRQAQFQRITQVLARDGDLLIVGVPGSGRRTLVRRAAQEVGAKILEVDCIRVTDGQRFVQLLCESIDQTFQSATAQALMGEWIERKAAELFVLKDEGSDRQRLQPVRTESQEQQWRAFEGLIDLLQRLAESSGKRGVLILDNFPHIRSWDRNGVWEKFLRKEIERQTQVSYVLVATIAETSLHPDEPGNHLEIVHLAPLADNVVAAWVQAVLHGEGLTFDPRSQALELFVNAVQGHLGDASALVRRLKSVRVSDGLIRDWHVQQAIQELLADLSMVFESLLMLLPANQAHLLESLALDPTDKPQSRDYIHKHYLSRGGSLQGAIAGLQHKGLIYGSEQGYRLALPLFALWLRQRLS; encoded by the coding sequence GTGAATCTTGTGGATATATCAGCACCGTTTCAATTGGTTGGACGGCAAGCGCAATTCCAGCGAATCACCCAGGTTTTAGCGCGTGATGGCGACTTGCTGATTGTAGGAGTGCCAGGAAGCGGACGGCGGACTCTGGTGCGGCGGGCGGCTCAAGAAGTTGGCGCTAAAATCTTGGAGGTTGACTGCATCCGCGTTACCGATGGTCAGCGCTTCGTGCAACTGCTGTGCGAGAGCATAGATCAGACGTTTCAAAGTGCAACGGCTCAAGCTCTAATGGGAGAGTGGATTGAACGCAAGGCAGCTGAATTATTTGTCCTGAAAGACGAAGGAAGTGATAGGCAGCGGCTGCAACCTGTTCGGACAGAGAGCCAAGAGCAGCAATGGAGAGCATTTGAGGGATTAATCGATCTCCTGCAAAGGTTAGCCGAATCTTCGGGCAAGCGGGGGGTGCTAATTTTGGACAACTTCCCTCATATCCGCTCTTGGGATCGGAATGGGGTATGGGAAAAATTTTTGAGGAAAGAAATTGAGCGTCAGACTCAGGTGAGTTATGTGCTGGTGGCAACTATTGCGGAAACCAGCCTTCATCCCGATGAACCGGGCAATCATTTGGAAATTGTGCATCTGGCTCCCTTAGCTGATAATGTTGTTGCCGCTTGGGTTCAGGCGGTTTTGCATGGCGAAGGGTTGACATTCGATCCGCGATCGCAAGCGCTGGAACTCTTTGTCAATGCGGTACAGGGACACTTAGGCGATGCTTCGGCACTGGTGCGACGCCTCAAGTCGGTACGAGTTTCTGACGGGCTAATTCGCGATTGGCACGTTCAGCAGGCAATCCAAGAACTACTAGCCGACCTATCGATGGTCTTCGAGTCATTACTCATGCTGCTTCCAGCAAATCAGGCGCATCTGTTAGAGTCTCTAGCGTTAGACCCGACTGACAAACCACAAAGTCGAGATTACATTCACAAGCATTACCTTTCGAGAGGAGGAAGTCTTCAAGGTGCGATCGCAGGATTGCAGCACAAAGGCTTGATTTACGGCTCCGAACAAGGCTATCGACTGGCTTTGCCTCTGTTTGCTTTGTGGCTTCGCCAGCGCCTGAGTTGA
- a CDS encoding C1 family peptidase, giving the protein MPNLRYSPKVDSVQHSTGKKLKLGGYRPDTKDANDKKYAAHRFQAEKLPPRVDLRHYLTPVEDQGEVGSCTGNAMAGAYEYLAMRQLGTAGDVSRLFIYYNARSLAGEIEEDAGATLRNCIQVLRKMGACSELTWPYHPERLFHRPHDQAYEEATQFLIDDAERIDVDLYAMKHCLAEGYPFAFGLQLFDSFMREGNKGIPMPNPEREESQGGHAMLCVGYSDKDRVFVVRNSWGTNWGDKGYCYIPYDYMTNPEYCDDCWTIRSVTDLDYSRDVWSDDDASFLDDIIPLIADSLDISDSEIGSDEEEYEEVVAEDEEYVEDEDEEYVEDEEDIEDIEAVAEDEEYVEDDEYEEAVAEDEEYVEDEQDIEAVAEDEDEEYDEDDEAVEEDEEDEEYVEDEEDIEAVAEDEDEEYEDEEYGEDEESVEEYGEDVEELDEEYDSETLEEE; this is encoded by the coding sequence ATGCCGAATCTGCGCTATTCGCCCAAAGTTGATTCCGTCCAGCATTCGACCGGCAAAAAGTTAAAATTGGGCGGCTATCGACCCGACACAAAGGATGCGAACGATAAGAAGTACGCGGCTCATCGATTTCAAGCCGAAAAGCTACCGCCACGGGTCGATTTACGTCACTACCTGACTCCGGTAGAAGATCAGGGGGAGGTGGGAAGCTGCACGGGTAATGCGATGGCGGGAGCCTACGAATACCTGGCAATGCGTCAACTCGGTACCGCTGGGGATGTAAGCCGGTTGTTTATTTATTACAATGCGCGATCGCTCGCCGGAGAAATTGAAGAAGACGCCGGAGCAACACTTCGCAATTGCATCCAGGTATTGCGAAAGATGGGCGCTTGTTCTGAGTTAACCTGGCCCTATCACCCAGAGCGGTTGTTTCACCGTCCCCACGACCAAGCTTATGAGGAAGCAACCCAATTCTTGATCGACGATGCTGAGCGAATTGACGTGGATTTGTACGCCATGAAGCATTGTCTAGCCGAGGGCTATCCGTTTGCCTTTGGGTTACAGCTTTTCGATTCGTTCATGAGGGAGGGAAATAAGGGGATTCCCATGCCCAACCCGGAAAGAGAGGAGTCTCAAGGCGGTCACGCGATGTTGTGCGTCGGCTACTCGGACAAAGATCGGGTATTTGTGGTTCGCAATTCTTGGGGCACAAACTGGGGAGACAAGGGATACTGTTACATTCCCTACGACTACATGACCAATCCCGAATATTGCGATGACTGCTGGACGATTCGCAGCGTCACTGACCTCGACTATAGCCGGGACGTTTGGAGCGATGATGACGCCTCCTTTTTGGATGACATTATCCCGCTGATTGCCGATTCTCTCGATATTTCAGACAGTGAGATTGGCAGTGACGAGGAAGAGTACGAAGAAGTCGTCGCAGAAGATGAAGAATACGTCGAAGACGAAGATGAAGAATACGTCGAAGACGAAGAAGACATAGAAGACATAGAAGCTGTCGCCGAAGACGAAGAATACGTCGAGGATGATGAATACGAAGAAGCCGTCGCCGAAGATGAAGAATACGTCGAAGACGAACAGGATATAGAAGCCGTCGCCGAAGACGAAGACGAGGAATACGACGAGGATGATGAAGCTGTAGAGGAAGATGAGGAAGACGAAGAATACGTCGAAGACGAAGAGGATATAGAAGCCGTCGCCGAAGACGAAGACGAAGAATACGAAGACGAGGAATACGGCGAAGACGAAGAATCCGTAGAGGAATACGGTGAAGATGTCGAGGAGCTAGACGAAGAGTACGACTCAGAAACCCTCGAAGAAGAGTAA
- the cobJ gene encoding precorrin-3B C(17)-methyltransferase produces MVLLLGDFQPLAAIATTPTGAQKLQPLCQSTGATLWVPESLSDVVETRAIASAKVYRGSLKDHLATLWNTHRGFVFCLASGAVVRLIAPLLQDKSSDPAVVVVDENSQFVISLCSGHQGGADRLAQAIALTIGATPVLTGASTGLGLPAVDMLGVPFGWNRGEGDWTGVSAAVARGERVQVIQEAGSPLWQSHLPENHPFDFRVPEYLASQSEMVQSNQEPDDPKSSPARIWISPTQQRFSLASKLPRVQWHPRVLWVGIGCERGTSKTLIETAIGQVFEKNHLAQEAIAGIATIDIKASEVGLVELCRDRHLPLRTFPADILRSVSVPTPSAVVEAEVGTPSVAEAAAIHAASVGAEDIVPLKVAKQVFKLEGQPGAVTVAIAQSEQEYTGRTGCLLLVGTGPGKLDQMTPAAQTAVSGADAIIGYSLYIDLISPLLRPGQIVEALPITQERQRAERAIELANWGLTVAVVSSGDCGIYGMAGLVMEELQVNGWDGKTPGVQVFPGITALQAAASRVGAPLMHDFCAISLSDLLTPWEVIEKRLSAAAQADFVTALYNPRSQTRTQQIAIAQTIFLQYRDRHTPVAIVKSAYREDEQITLITLEKLLDTPIDMLTTVLIGNSSTRTHADWMITPRGYLGFNAEIR; encoded by the coding sequence ATGGTATTACTGTTAGGTGATTTTCAGCCACTAGCCGCGATCGCGACTACTCCCACGGGTGCCCAAAAACTACAGCCGCTTTGTCAATCTACGGGTGCTACTCTTTGGGTTCCAGAGTCTCTAAGCGATGTTGTAGAGACAAGGGCGATCGCATCAGCCAAAGTTTATCGCGGTTCCCTCAAAGACCACCTAGCGACCTTGTGGAATACACATCGGGGCTTTGTTTTCTGCTTGGCATCTGGAGCCGTGGTGCGTTTGATTGCACCCTTATTGCAAGATAAATCCAGCGATCCAGCAGTGGTCGTGGTAGATGAAAATAGTCAGTTTGTTATTAGTCTATGTAGCGGTCATCAGGGAGGGGCGGATCGGTTGGCACAAGCGATCGCCCTTACCATTGGGGCAACGCCAGTCTTGACAGGTGCCTCCACTGGGTTAGGACTCCCAGCCGTGGATATGCTGGGCGTTCCTTTTGGCTGGAATCGAGGTGAGGGAGATTGGACGGGCGTGAGTGCAGCGGTAGCGAGAGGGGAACGGGTACAAGTCATTCAGGAAGCGGGTTCTCCTTTATGGCAAAGTCATCTTCCTGAAAATCATCCATTTGATTTTAGGGTTCCAGAATATCTCGCCAGTCAATCAGAGATGGTTCAATCTAACCAGGAACCCGATGATCCAAAATCATCCCCGGCGAGGATTTGGATTAGCCCCACCCAGCAACGATTTTCCTTAGCATCAAAGCTGCCAAGAGTCCAGTGGCATCCTAGAGTCTTGTGGGTGGGAATCGGCTGCGAACGAGGAACCTCGAAAACGTTGATAGAAACAGCAATTGGGCAGGTGTTTGAGAAGAATCACCTAGCCCAAGAAGCGATCGCCGGGATTGCCACCATCGACATTAAAGCTTCGGAAGTTGGGTTAGTGGAATTATGCCGCGATCGCCATTTGCCTTTGCGAACTTTTCCGGCTGATATCCTGCGTTCTGTTAGCGTCCCCACGCCCTCAGCGGTTGTGGAAGCAGAAGTCGGAACGCCCAGTGTTGCTGAAGCCGCAGCGATTCATGCAGCTTCAGTCGGGGCGGAAGACATTGTGCCGCTGAAAGTGGCAAAACAAGTTTTTAAATTAGAAGGTCAACCAGGGGCGGTAACGGTAGCGATCGCTCAATCCGAACAAGAATATACGGGTCGCACGGGCTGTTTATTGCTGGTTGGTACGGGACCTGGAAAATTAGACCAAATGACTCCCGCGGCTCAAACCGCTGTATCCGGCGCTGACGCCATCATTGGTTACTCTCTGTATATCGATCTGATTTCTCCTTTGCTGCGTCCCGGACAGATTGTAGAAGCGTTACCGATTACCCAGGAACGGCAACGGGCAGAACGAGCAATAGAATTAGCGAATTGGGGATTAACCGTAGCGGTTGTTTCTTCTGGAGACTGCGGCATCTACGGCATGGCTGGGTTAGTCATGGAAGAACTCCAAGTCAACGGCTGGGATGGCAAAACGCCAGGAGTGCAGGTGTTTCCGGGAATTACCGCCCTACAAGCCGCTGCCTCGCGGGTGGGTGCGCCTTTGATGCACGACTTCTGCGCGATTAGTTTGAGCGACTTGCTGACCCCCTGGGAGGTGATTGAAAAGCGCCTGAGTGCCGCCGCGCAGGCAGATTTTGTCACTGCACTTTATAATCCGCGATCGCAAACTCGAACCCAGCAGATCGCGATCGCCCAAACTATCTTTCTGCAATATCGCGATCGTCACACGCCGGTTGCGATCGTGAAATCAGCTTATCGAGAAGACGAACAAATTACGCTGATTACACTTGAAAAATTACTCGATACTCCCATCGATATGCTGACAACGGTACTGATTGGCAATAGCAGCACTCGCACCCACGCGGATTGGATGATTACTCCACGCGGCTACTTGGGTTTTAACGCCGAAATCCGTTAA
- a CDS encoding GGDEF domain-containing protein gives MNQLLIDDLQFNQIFRDPLTGLLNRRYMFVFLQWQGCRERSQQLLGLILLNIDWFQRYNNLVGFSIGNFFLQELGSFLQRNIPNSAIACRKGGDEFAVILPETSLEDCRRIAEQLREGAKLLYVDPNYYIHRCTVSAGVAVCFPEPELNWQELIKVAELETNKAKSNGRDRVEGPIQFSMRTESFLEETYSESKQVIIKDASGFLQDLRATELDSWEEYTLLQLNLLNYPVNLLQKTCPITEKIDILVVTSQFESARETVKSIAALNGIDRDTQGQAYWQLQQFAGWTWRYFDTQNIVSERPIKISFDSQNRLHAEGEPAIEFADGYNFYSYHGVTLPEEYGKLHPSQWQPQWLLKEDNAELRRVLIQVIGYSRICQELQATKLDYWQEYTLLKIDNKLDVEPIYLLKMTCPSTGHIHALRVPPNMKSAREAIGWVNWGIDPEEFSVQT, from the coding sequence ATGAACCAGCTCCTGATTGATGATTTGCAATTTAACCAAATATTTCGCGACCCGCTCACAGGTTTATTGAATCGTCGTTATATGTTTGTATTCTTGCAGTGGCAGGGGTGTCGAGAAAGAAGTCAGCAATTATTAGGTCTAATTCTGCTAAATATCGATTGGTTTCAAAGGTACAACAATTTAGTTGGTTTCTCAATAGGCAATTTCTTCCTGCAAGAATTGGGGAGCTTCTTACAAAGAAATATTCCTAACTCAGCGATAGCCTGCCGCAAAGGAGGTGATGAATTTGCAGTAATTTTGCCAGAAACTTCCCTAGAAGATTGTAGGCGAATAGCCGAGCAACTTAGGGAAGGAGCTAAGCTACTATACGTAGATCCGAATTACTACATTCATCGTTGCACTGTCTCTGCGGGAGTAGCAGTTTGCTTTCCAGAGCCTGAATTAAACTGGCAGGAATTAATTAAAGTAGCCGAGCTTGAGACAAATAAGGCTAAATCCAACGGACGCGATCGCGTGGAAGGTCCCATCCAATTCTCTATGAGAACCGAATCGTTTTTAGAAGAGACTTATTCGGAATCCAAGCAAGTAATAATCAAGGATGCTAGTGGATTTTTACAAGACTTACGAGCTACAGAATTAGATTCTTGGGAGGAATATACTTTACTCCAACTTAATTTATTGAATTATCCGGTTAATTTGTTACAGAAAACCTGCCCGATTACAGAAAAGATTGATATTTTAGTTGTAACTTCTCAATTTGAATCAGCGAGGGAAACTGTTAAGTCTATTGCTGCCTTGAATGGCATTGATCGAGACACCCAAGGACAAGCCTATTGGCAGTTACAGCAGTTTGCAGGATGGACTTGGCGCTACTTTGATACACAAAATATAGTCAGCGAACGCCCGATAAAAATCTCTTTCGATAGCCAAAATCGCCTCCATGCCGAAGGAGAACCGGCAATCGAATTTGCTGATGGATATAATTTTTACTCCTATCACGGCGTAACCTTACCAGAAGAATACGGCAAATTACACCCAAGTCAGTGGCAACCTCAATGGCTTTTAAAAGAAGATAATGCGGAACTGCGACGAGTATTAATACAGGTAATTGGCTACAGCCGTATTTGCCAGGAATTGCAAGCAACTAAATTAGATTATTGGCAAGAATATACCTTGTTAAAAATAGATAATAAGCTCGATGTAGAGCCAATATATTTATTAAAAATGACTTGTCCCAGTACCGGACACATTCATGCCTTGCGCGTTCCGCCTAATATGAAATCGGCGCGTGAAGCGATTGGCTGGGTGAATTGGGGAATCGATCCTGAAGAATTTTCTGTGCAAACCTAA
- the topA gene encoding type I DNA topoisomerase: MSTLVIVESPTKARTISKFLPSSYRVEASMGHVRDLPQSSKEIPEAYKGEKWAQLGVNVDADFEPLYVVPNDKKKIVTALKNALKDADELVLATDEDREGESISWHLLQLLKPKVPIKRMVFHEITKEAIRDALKNCRNIDEQVVRAQETRRILDRLVGYTLSPLLWKKISYGLSAGRVQSVAVRLLVNRERQRRAFRQGSYWDLKASLNKDKTPFEARLVALKGTRIATGSDFDEATGQIIAGRNVILLSEAEARSLETRLADKPWTVADLEERPVTRKPLPPFTTSTLQQEANRKLHLSARDTMRTAQSLYEQGYITYMRTDSVHLSQQAIAAARSCVEQMYGKQYLSPEPRQYTTKSKGAQEAHEAIRPAGSSFRTPQETGLSGREFAVYDLIWKRTVATQMAESRQTQITVQLQVEDAGFRASGKRIDFHGFLRAYVEGSDDPHAALEDMEVILPTLKKGDRPTCKKLESIGHETQPPARYTEASLVKTLESEGIGRPSTYASIIGTIIEKGYAQMNGNALVPTFTAFAVTSLLEQHFPDLVDPSFTSKMEQTLDEISTGEAKWLPYLEKFYLGEMGLATQVKEREKGIDAASARTIELDDLGGAKVRIGQYGPYIEAEKDSGPVKASLPKDLTPSDIHAELIETLLQQKTEGPDKVGLHPETGEPIYVLIGTYGPYVQLGDATEENKKPKRASLPKGVTIEDVTLDMAVGLLSLPRTLGIHPETNGKVQAGLGRFGPYVVHDQGKEGKEYRSLKAGDDVLTIDIERAIELLAEPKKGRGGTRSKSKAPLRELGTHPTDGEPVNIYDGPYGPYIKHGKTNASVPEGESVEGLTMEKALEALAAKAGSTTKSSRKSTKSGTSTKKTTTGKTTAKKTTATTSTKKKS; the protein is encoded by the coding sequence ATGTCAACCCTCGTTATCGTCGAATCTCCCACCAAAGCACGCACCATCAGTAAATTTTTGCCCTCCAGCTACCGGGTCGAGGCGTCGATGGGTCATGTACGCGACCTGCCCCAATCCAGTAAAGAAATTCCCGAAGCCTACAAAGGGGAAAAATGGGCGCAGCTGGGAGTAAATGTGGATGCGGACTTTGAACCCCTGTATGTCGTCCCCAACGACAAAAAGAAGATTGTCACCGCCCTGAAAAATGCCCTGAAAGATGCGGATGAATTGGTGTTGGCAACTGACGAAGACCGAGAAGGCGAAAGCATTAGCTGGCATTTGCTCCAGCTATTGAAGCCAAAGGTTCCCATCAAGCGAATGGTGTTCCACGAAATCACCAAAGAAGCCATCCGCGACGCCCTGAAGAACTGCCGCAATATCGATGAGCAGGTGGTTCGCGCTCAGGAGACGCGGCGGATATTAGACCGGCTGGTAGGATATACGCTGTCGCCGCTGTTGTGGAAAAAAATCTCCTATGGCTTATCGGCAGGGCGGGTGCAGTCGGTAGCAGTGCGGCTTTTGGTAAATCGAGAGCGTCAACGCCGAGCTTTCCGCCAAGGCAGTTACTGGGATCTCAAGGCAAGCTTAAACAAAGATAAGACACCTTTTGAAGCGCGACTTGTCGCTCTCAAAGGGACGAGAATCGCCACTGGCAGCGATTTTGATGAAGCAACGGGACAAATTATTGCCGGACGGAATGTGATTCTGCTCTCGGAAGCGGAAGCGAGAAGTTTAGAGACGCGACTGGCAGATAAACCCTGGACGGTGGCTGACTTAGAAGAACGTCCGGTTACTCGCAAACCTTTACCGCCGTTTACCACTTCGACACTCCAACAGGAGGCGAATCGGAAACTACATTTATCTGCCCGCGACACGATGCGAACTGCCCAGAGTTTGTACGAGCAGGGGTATATTACCTATATGCGGACAGATTCGGTGCATTTGTCGCAACAAGCGATCGCTGCCGCTCGCAGTTGTGTCGAGCAAATGTACGGCAAGCAATACCTCAGCCCGGAACCCCGCCAGTACACCACGAAAAGCAAGGGCGCTCAAGAAGCTCACGAAGCCATTCGCCCTGCCGGTAGCAGCTTCCGCACTCCCCAGGAAACCGGCTTGAGCGGTCGGGAATTCGCTGTGTATGACCTAATTTGGAAGCGCACCGTCGCTACCCAAATGGCAGAATCTCGCCAAACCCAAATTACCGTGCAGTTGCAAGTCGAAGATGCTGGTTTTCGGGCTAGTGGCAAACGGATTGACTTTCACGGCTTCTTACGCGCCTACGTGGAAGGATCGGACGATCCCCATGCAGCACTAGAAGACATGGAAGTGATTTTACCAACTCTCAAAAAAGGCGATCGCCCGACCTGTAAAAAGCTAGAATCTATCGGGCACGAAACTCAGCCACCAGCAAGATACACGGAAGCTTCCCTCGTCAAAACCCTCGAAAGCGAAGGTATCGGGCGTCCCAGCACCTACGCCAGTATCATTGGCACGATTATCGAGAAAGGCTATGCCCAAATGAATGGCAACGCCCTAGTTCCTACCTTCACTGCCTTTGCCGTCACCAGTCTGCTAGAACAACATTTTCCCGATTTGGTCGATCCCAGCTTCACCTCCAAGATGGAGCAAACCCTGGATGAAATTTCCACTGGGGAAGCTAAATGGCTGCCATATCTGGAAAAGTTCTATCTCGGAGAAATGGGTTTGGCTACCCAAGTCAAGGAAAGGGAAAAGGGGATTGATGCCGCATCTGCCCGTACCATCGAATTAGACGATCTCGGTGGGGCGAAAGTCCGGATTGGTCAATATGGCCCCTACATTGAAGCTGAAAAGGACTCTGGGCCAGTAAAAGCCTCATTGCCTAAGGATCTGACCCCCTCAGACATCCACGCTGAGCTAATTGAGACGCTGCTACAGCAGAAAACAGAAGGTCCCGATAAAGTCGGCTTGCATCCGGAAACCGGCGAACCGATTTATGTGCTAATTGGCACTTACGGTCCCTATGTCCAACTGGGTGATGCCACAGAGGAAAACAAAAAACCCAAACGCGCCTCTCTGCCCAAGGGGGTCACGATTGAGGACGTGACGCTGGATATGGCAGTTGGCTTGCTATCTCTGCCGCGTACTTTGGGCATTCACCCAGAAACTAATGGCAAAGTCCAGGCAGGATTGGGGCGCTTTGGTCCTTATGTCGTCCACGACCAAGGAAAAGAAGGTAAAGAGTATCGCTCCCTGAAAGCCGGTGACGATGTATTGACAATTGACATCGAACGTGCAATTGAGCTGCTGGCTGAACCGAAAAAGGGACGCGGCGGTACTCGCAGCAAGTCTAAGGCACCGTTACGAGAACTGGGGACTCACCCCACTGATGGGGAACCCGTGAATATCTACGATGGCCCTTATGGTCCTTACATCAAGCATGGGAAGACGAATGCTTCTGTCCCAGAAGGAGAATCTGTCGAAGGGTTAACGATGGAAAAAGCGCTGGAAGCGTTGGCAGCGAAGGCGGGTTCCACAACAAAATCGAGTCGCAAATCCACCAAGAGTGGAACATCTACTAAAAAGACCACAACTGGGAAGACAACCGCTAAAAAGACGACGGCAACAACTAGCACTAAGAAAAAATCTTAG
- a CDS encoding NADH-quinone oxidoreductase subunit K, which translates to MLEAFVFATIFCGFFGIILKKNLVMKIISMDVMSTGVIAYYVLVASRDGLFTPIISGGTNVDYSDPVPQAVILTGIVIGFSIQCVMLVGVMKLARDNPTLETNEIEKSNTP; encoded by the coding sequence GTGTTAGAAGCATTCGTCTTCGCAACAATATTCTGCGGATTTTTCGGCATCATCCTTAAAAAGAACTTGGTTATGAAGATCATCTCTATGGATGTCATGAGTACGGGGGTTATCGCCTATTACGTACTGGTTGCATCGCGAGATGGTTTATTCACACCCATTATTTCAGGCGGCACAAATGTTGATTACTCTGATCCGGTTCCCCAGGCGGTGATATTGACGGGGATTGTGATCGGCTTTTCAATTCAGTGCGTAATGCTGGTCGGTGTCATGAAGCTGGCACGGGATAATCCCACCCTGGAAACCAACGAGATCGAGAAGAGCAATACGCCATGA
- a CDS encoding NAD(P)H-quinone oxidoreductase subunit N has protein sequence MSFAELAAQLNVGTIWPEGILIVTLLAVLIVDLIIGRSSSRFTPYIAIAGLLASIVALYYQWGNTNTIGFLGSFNGDAMSVVFRGIVALSTAVTIMMSIRYVEQSGTSLAEFIGIMLSATIGGMILCGADELVTIFVALETLSISSYLMTGYMKRDPRSNEAALKYLLIGASSTAIFLYGVSLLYGLSGGETKLSAIATGISSANADLSLGLLIALVFAIAGIGFKIAAVPFHQWTPDVYEGSPTPVVAFLSVGSKAAGFALAIRLMVTAFPLVTQEWHFVFTALAVLSMILGNVVALTQTSMKRLLAYSSIAQAGFVMIGLITGTEEGYASMVFYMLVYLFMNLGGFACVILFTLRTGTDQITEYAGLYQKDPLLTLCLSICLLSLGGIPPLAGFFGKIYLFWAGWQAGVYGLVLLGLLTSVVSIYYYIRVVKMMVVKEPQEMSDAVKNYPEIRWDISGMRPLQVTLVLSLVTTTLAGILSNPLFTLANNSILRTPMLQASVHNTVATQDLAPLESMLPAADSVSQIQPQLDLSAKI, from the coding sequence ATGAGTTTTGCTGAACTTGCAGCCCAGTTGAATGTTGGGACAATCTGGCCGGAAGGGATTTTAATTGTCACCCTTTTGGCAGTTCTCATCGTTGACTTGATTATCGGGCGGTCGTCCTCGCGCTTCACGCCCTATATTGCGATCGCGGGTCTACTCGCCTCCATCGTCGCTTTGTACTATCAATGGGGGAACACGAACACCATCGGCTTCTTGGGTAGCTTCAACGGCGATGCCATGAGCGTCGTCTTTCGCGGCATCGTTGCCTTGTCTACCGCCGTCACGATTATGATGTCGATCCGCTATGTAGAACAAAGCGGCACCTCCCTGGCGGAATTTATTGGGATTATGCTTAGCGCCACCATTGGGGGAATGATTCTGTGTGGTGCAGATGAGCTGGTGACGATTTTTGTCGCCTTAGAAACCCTCAGTATCTCGTCCTACCTGATGACGGGATACATGAAGCGCGACCCCCGTTCCAATGAAGCAGCGTTAAAATATCTGCTAATTGGCGCTTCGAGTACAGCAATTTTCCTCTACGGTGTCTCGCTGCTGTACGGACTATCCGGGGGAGAAACGAAGTTGAGCGCGATCGCTACTGGCATTTCCAGCGCGAACGCTGACTTATCCTTAGGGTTGCTGATTGCATTAGTCTTTGCGATCGCCGGGATTGGCTTCAAAATTGCCGCCGTTCCCTTCCACCAATGGACACCAGACGTTTACGAAGGCTCACCAACACCTGTTGTAGCCTTCCTCTCCGTTGGTTCAAAAGCCGCTGGATTTGCCCTTGCCATCCGCCTGATGGTGACAGCTTTCCCCCTCGTCACTCAAGAGTGGCATTTTGTCTTCACCGCCCTCGCAGTCTTGAGCATGATACTGGGTAACGTCGTTGCGCTTACCCAAACCAGCATGAAACGTCTGCTGGCTTACTCTTCCATTGCCCAAGCTGGCTTTGTCATGATCGGTTTGATTACCGGCACCGAAGAAGGTTATGCCAGCATGGTGTTTTATATGCTGGTTTACCTGTTCATGAACTTGGGCGGCTTCGCCTGCGTGATTCTGTTCACCCTGCGAACAGGTACGGATCAAATTACCGAATACGCGGGACTGTATCAAAAAGATCCGCTTCTGACTTTGTGCTTGAGTATTTGTCTGCTGTCCTTGGGAGGAATTCCGCCCTTGGCTGGCTTCTTCGGAAAAATCTACCTGTTCTGGGCAGGTTGGCAGGCGGGTGTTTACGGCTTAGTCTTACTAGGGTTGCTCACGAGCGTCGTCTCGATTTACTACTACATCCGTGTCGTCAAGATGATGGTGGTAAAAGAACCCCAAGAAATGTCTGACGCCGTGAAGAATTATCCAGAAATCCGCTGGGATATATCGGGAATGCGCCCTTTGCAAGTGACTTTGGTGCTGTCGTTAGTGACGACAACCTTGGCAGGGATTTTGTCTAACCCGTTGTTTACCCTGGCGAATAATTCAATTCTTCGCACGCCAATGCTACAAGCATCGGTGCATAACACAGTAGCGACGCAAGACCTTGCTCCCTTAGAGTCTATGCTTCCTGCGGCTGACTCGGTTAGTCAAATTCAGCCTCAGCTTGATTTGAGCGCAAAGATTTAA